ccctgagatgctgcgcaccgaggtgtgccccccccccatcatCAGATTTAGGAGGCAGAGAGCATTAGTCGACGCAGGTCCCACCGCCACAATGTGTTTATGTGCCTAAGTGGGTGCGCGTATGGATGCCCACGGCACTGAAGGCCGCCTGCATGCCGTGAGCCGCCGTCCTGCCTGTGTCTGATCAGAAGAAGACCGCAGTGGGTAACTACTAATCCTAGCGTTTTTTTGCTGGTTTCGATGTCACAGCTTTCCGGTGAGGTACTTTCATCATCTCACCATTCGCGATACAAAGTCAGCTGTGAACGCACGCAGacctccgccaccgcgccgcgTGACTCAGCACGCGTGTGGGCTTGCGGAGCGTGTGCCGCACACGAGGTGCGAGCCTCAGTATGATCTTCGCGGGCAAGTCACCACAAAGACACAAAAGAGCCGAAGGAGAGCCcgacatgcgcgcacgcgttgTCGTGCACATCCGATCGCGGCCGCAACAGGAAAGAGCAACAGGGGGAGAGCAAACGACATGCGCCTTGCACGCTGTTGCTGCGAAAGAAACAGCACATGAATGAGCAGACAGGTAGGGCCATCATCCGCCTCCGCTCACCCCATTTACGTCCACGTGGGGCAGCCGCTCGCATCCGCATGATATTTTTGCCTTTCTCTCACTGTGTCTAATATATGTGATCATCACCTACTCATGAAAAGACGACCGCCATGTACGTCCCCATGACGGAGAAAATAAGCCCCATGAGGAGGAAAACCCACGAGAGAAGCGCGTCGATCCGGCCCGTCAGGTAAGCCCCAGACTCGCGCATCCTCATCGCAAAGAGCGCTGGAAATGTCATGGAGAGCGTGGCGCTAAAGAGGGCTCCAAGAACGGATACCACCCTCGCCACATCCGCCAGGAAAATTGCGAGGACGCAACACACCGCGGAAAGAGCCACGCCAAGttttgtgcgtgtcttcTTTGGGATCTTGGTTCCACTGCCTCCAGAGAGGAACATAaaggcggcgaggcggcacGGAAAGATGCAGAACACAAAGGACACCGCAGCGCTAAAGCAGCACATGAGCTGGCACACCATCATGAGCAAATCCGTCTCCGCGTTGTAGCTGGAGAGGATGTTACCGCTCGACAGGTGCGGAAAAGTAAGGCTCCCCATGGCGCCAAGCAAAATGTAAAAGACGGACATGACGCAGAGCGCCAGCGAGGTGGATACGAGGATCTTGCGGCCAGTGCGGTCGTGCAGGTCTTTGATGACTGCCATGACGTTCGACTGCACCTCGTAAGAGAAGACAAAGATTGGCGCTGAAAACATATACGGGAGAACGAACGCCAGTCGACTATGGGAGAAATCTCGCTTCGCGTCCGCCGAGGGCTCGGCAGTCTTCGCGATACCGCTGACGCTCTCCGGGACGAAGAAACGATACGCAACGGTAAAGATGATGAAGACGGTGAAGAGGTTGCTCACAAACCCCTtcgtgcgcagcgaggccaAGCGCGCGTTAAAGGTGAGTGGGGTTATGATTAGtgtggaggcgaagaggcagATGTTGCCGCCGGTGTCGCTGCGCATCCACAGAGGCAGAAAATTCGCTCGACTCACCAGGATCCGCGTGACGCTTTCCTTGATAAAGCTCAAGTACACCACGGCGCAGCCGAAGTTGTAAAAGAAAAGAGTGAAGCGCACCACCCAACGGCCCTTGGCGCCCAGAAAGAAGCCGGCCACCGTCTCGTAGTCGTCCGAGtcagcggagagggaggcgagcgCCAAAATGCGGACAGAGAGAAACATTACAAGGATGCAAAACAGGATGCAAATCATCGCAAacgcccacccgcccaccaCAAAGGCGAGGGGAAGCGAAAGCATTGTCGGCGTACACGCCGACGTCACCAGCCCGAGGGCACCTGAGAGCACACCATCGCCGGGGCAGCAGCTTTCCAATAGTGACCcttgcacctcctccaggcTGCTGAACGTGCGATTGTCGACTAAAATGCTGCCATTGTGCGGCTGACGCCAATCGCACTCCTCCTCTGGATTCGCTTGCGCGACGCCGTGGTACGACGCCCCTTTCGCGTTGTCGAAAAGGGGGGACTTATCGTCGCACGCGAGGGACATGTTTCAACCCGCTCTCTACGAAGGGAGCCCCGCACATCCACCATAAGCAGCGTAGCGTCGTACGAGTTCAACGCGTGAGTGCGCGCTTTCACGCCAGGAAACACGCCTGCGCCAACACACTGTACCAGAGCATAAATTGATGACAGCGGGAAGACTAGGACAGAACAGAGTCGATGCGAGGTCGCGAATACCACATGCGGAAGGCAAGTTTTCGGCACACCGATTGCCGACCCTCCACAAGGCGTTGTTCCTTCGTCGACTCAGTCCGATAAAAGGCGCGGAAAGGAGGTGGGGCGACAGAGAACGTGGCGATGCCACTTCAGCGCTTCCT
This genomic stretch from Leishmania donovani BPK282A1 complete genome, chromosome 36 harbors:
- a CDS encoding amino acid permease aap11ld-like protein gives rise to the protein MSLACDDKSPLFDNAKGASYHGVAQANPEEECDWRQPHNGSILVDNRTFSSLEEVQGSLLESCCPGDGVLSGALGLVTSACTPTMLSLPLAFVVGGWAFAMICILFCILVMFLSVRILALASLSADSDDYETVAGFFLGAKGRWVVRFTLFFYNFGCAVVYLSFIKESVTRILVSRANFLPLWMRSDTGGNICLFASTLIITPLTFNARLASLRTKGFVSNLFTVFIIFTVAYRFFVPESVSGIAKTAEPSADAKRDFSHSRLAFVLPYMFSAPIFVFSYEVQSNVMAVIKDLHDRTGRKILVSTSLALCVMSVFYILLGAMGSLTFPHLSSGNILSSYNAETDLLMMVCQLMCCFSAAVSFVFCIFPCRLAAFMFLSGGSGTKIPKKTRTKLGVALSAVCCVLAIFLADVARVVSVLGALFSATLSMTFPALFAMRMRESGAYLTGRIDALLSWVFLLMGLIFSVMGTYMAVVFS